The Streptomyces sp. NBC_00440 genome contains a region encoding:
- a CDS encoding MaoC/PaaZ C-terminal domain-containing protein, producing the protein MKTGDSLALELPKITRTTLALYAGASGDHNPVHIDIDACKAVGIPDVFAHGMLSMAFLGRLLTNWVPQERIRSYEVRFSAITPVNSSPTCHGTVSEVKDGLAHLDLTVSLPDGTVTLRGSAIVTAD; encoded by the coding sequence ATGAAGACCGGCGACAGCCTCGCCCTTGAACTCCCGAAGATCACCCGCACCACGCTGGCGCTCTATGCCGGCGCGTCGGGCGATCACAACCCGGTCCACATCGACATCGACGCCTGCAAAGCGGTCGGCATCCCGGACGTCTTCGCACACGGCATGCTCTCCATGGCCTTTCTCGGCCGGCTGCTCACCAACTGGGTGCCGCAGGAGCGCATCCGTTCGTACGAGGTGCGGTTCTCCGCGATCACGCCGGTGAACTCGTCGCCGACCTGCCACGGCACCGTCTCCGAGGTGAAGGACGGCCTCGCCCACCTCGACCTGACCGTCTCCCTCCCCGACGGGACCGTGACCCTCCGGGGTTCCGCCATCGTCACCGCTGACTGA
- a CDS encoding lipid-transfer protein: MSRRVLVAGVGMVPFAKPSAAKTYDEMGAGAVRAVLDDAGLPYEKIQQVYAGYVYGASTCGQRVVYQIGMTGIPVLNVNNNCASGSSALWLARQAVESGAVECALALGFEQMPPGALGGGWQDRPSPLTDFSKTLEKVFAVDPKAPMTPQYFGAAGVEYMEKYGMKPETFAKVSVKARRHAAGNPYAVFRSPITEQEVLDSPQMSGPLTRLQCCPPTCGAAAAVVCSEDFARRHGLRTDVAIKAQTLVSDDAGLFAKESAISLVGSDVTRAAATEIYEQAGVDPRDIKVVELHDCFTVNEVLCYEGLGLCDEGGAEEFILGGDNTYGGRVVTNPSGGLLSKGHPLGATGLAQAAEITWQIRGQAGARQVDDVTLGLQHNLGLGTAGVITLFERVS; the protein is encoded by the coding sequence ATGAGTCGCAGAGTACTGGTGGCCGGTGTCGGCATGGTCCCCTTCGCCAAGCCCAGCGCCGCCAAGACGTACGACGAGATGGGTGCGGGGGCCGTCCGTGCCGTTCTGGACGACGCCGGTCTCCCCTACGAAAAGATCCAGCAGGTCTACGCCGGGTATGTCTACGGCGCCTCGACCTGTGGCCAGCGCGTCGTCTACCAGATCGGGATGACCGGCATTCCGGTCCTCAACGTCAACAACAACTGCGCGTCCGGCTCCTCGGCTCTGTGGCTTGCGCGGCAGGCCGTCGAGAGCGGCGCCGTGGAGTGCGCGCTGGCTCTCGGCTTCGAGCAGATGCCGCCGGGAGCCCTGGGCGGGGGCTGGCAGGACAGGCCCTCCCCGCTGACCGACTTCAGCAAGACCCTGGAAAAGGTCTTCGCGGTCGATCCCAAGGCCCCGATGACCCCTCAGTACTTCGGCGCCGCCGGTGTCGAGTACATGGAGAAGTACGGGATGAAGCCGGAGACCTTCGCCAAGGTCTCCGTCAAGGCCCGCCGGCACGCGGCCGGAAACCCCTACGCGGTGTTCCGTTCGCCCATCACCGAGCAGGAGGTGCTGGACTCCCCCCAGATGTCCGGCCCACTGACCCGGCTCCAGTGCTGCCCGCCCACCTGCGGTGCGGCAGCGGCAGTCGTGTGCAGCGAGGACTTCGCCCGCAGGCACGGGCTGCGCACCGACGTCGCCATCAAGGCCCAGACCCTCGTCTCGGACGACGCCGGCCTGTTCGCGAAGGAGAGCGCCATCTCGCTGGTCGGCAGCGATGTCACACGAGCCGCCGCCACCGAGATCTACGAGCAGGCCGGCGTCGACCCGCGCGACATTAAGGTCGTCGAACTGCACGACTGCTTCACCGTCAATGAGGTCCTCTGCTACGAGGGCCTGGGCCTGTGCGACGAGGGCGGCGCGGAGGAGTTCATCCTCGGCGGCGACAACACCTACGGCGGACGCGTCGTCACGAACCCGTCCGGCGGACTGCTGTCCAAGGGCCACCCGCTGGGCGCCACCGGCCTGGCCCAGGCCGCGGAGATCACCTGGCAGATTCGTGGCCAGGCCGGCGCCCGCCAGGTCGACGACGTGACCCTGGGGCTGCAGCACAACCTCGGGCTCGGCACCGCCGGCGTCATCACCCTCTTCGAGAGGGTCTCCTGA
- a CDS encoding MaoC family dehydratase N-terminal domain-containing protein, translated as MPVDPSIIGSRSPEHSVEVERGRLRFFAKATGQNGRVYSAPEAAEQAGHRDLPVPPTFLVCLDAEKPDSSSFLRELGIDIRTILHGEQSFEYHALAYAGDRLTFATEVSDVYEKKGGALQFIVRTTEVTRDRGHRPGSGGPEGELVARIRNTIVVRELPAKEATA; from the coding sequence ATGCCCGTCGACCCCAGCATCATCGGCAGCCGGTCCCCCGAACACTCGGTGGAGGTGGAGCGCGGAAGGCTGCGCTTCTTCGCCAAGGCGACCGGCCAGAACGGCCGCGTGTACAGCGCCCCGGAGGCAGCCGAGCAGGCCGGACACCGTGACCTTCCCGTGCCGCCCACCTTCCTCGTCTGTCTGGACGCGGAGAAGCCCGACAGTTCCTCCTTCCTCCGGGAGCTCGGCATCGACATCCGCACGATCCTGCACGGGGAGCAGTCCTTCGAGTACCACGCCCTGGCCTATGCGGGTGACCGGCTGACCTTCGCCACCGAGGTGTCAGACGTCTACGAGAAGAAGGGTGGCGCCCTCCAGTTCATCGTCCGCACCACCGAGGTGACCCGCGACCGCGGGCACCGTCCAGGCTCCGGAGGCCCCGAAGGGGAACTCGTCGCCCGGATACGCAACACCATCGTGGTGCGCGAGCTGCCGGCCAAGGAGGCGACCGCATGA
- a CDS encoding MFS transporter, translating into MTIDQHAAAGAAPRRGTPAVRPAVSRRAWAVLTVLLLLMLANFADKVVVGVAGVDIMREVRLSPDRFGVIQSSFFWLFAVGSITGGWLGGKVKARWLLGGIALLWAVSLAPMAGQVGFTAIVACRVLLGFAEGPTTALAMQATHSWFPAHKRTVPSSLVVAGAGIGPVVAAPLATWMITSYSWHAAFGALAVVGVVAAALWLAVGRDGPLAHDDGGDGDGDGEVMAAGTLPERVPLRRLFSTGTLVGLMLLLLVTYAGTAVMISWLPLYLRDGLGYGANATGRLTALPFLGTVVSVILVGFASRAMSKRGASNRAARGILPGCLVLAGGLATIAFPLVGPRGVEMALIILSTSLSASSYGVAFAGLADVVPAKQRSTVFGIVTAFYSLGAIVAPIVIGKLVGASEKAADGYGHGFMMLGAAMVLGGLAVVLLTNPDRDAAKLAGHAGIG; encoded by the coding sequence ATGACGATTGATCAGCACGCTGCTGCCGGGGCCGCCCCACGCCGTGGGACCCCTGCGGTCAGGCCCGCAGTCAGCCGCAGGGCATGGGCCGTCCTGACGGTGCTCCTCCTCTTGATGCTCGCCAACTTCGCCGACAAGGTCGTCGTGGGGGTCGCCGGCGTGGACATCATGCGGGAGGTGAGACTGAGCCCCGACCGGTTCGGGGTCATCCAGAGCAGCTTCTTCTGGCTCTTCGCGGTCGGCAGCATCACCGGCGGATGGCTGGGCGGCAAGGTGAAGGCCCGCTGGCTGCTCGGCGGCATCGCCCTGTTGTGGGCGGTCAGCCTCGCCCCCATGGCGGGACAGGTCGGCTTCACCGCCATCGTCGCCTGCCGTGTCCTGCTCGGCTTCGCCGAGGGACCCACCACCGCCCTGGCCATGCAGGCGACGCACTCCTGGTTCCCCGCACACAAACGGACGGTGCCCAGCTCACTGGTCGTGGCCGGCGCGGGGATCGGGCCGGTGGTCGCCGCCCCGCTGGCCACCTGGATGATCACCAGCTACTCCTGGCACGCCGCGTTCGGCGCGCTGGCCGTGGTCGGCGTCGTGGCGGCGGCACTGTGGCTGGCGGTCGGCCGGGACGGCCCCCTCGCCCACGACGACGGCGGCGACGGCGACGGCGACGGCGAGGTCATGGCGGCTGGCACACTGCCCGAACGCGTCCCGCTGAGGCGGCTGTTCAGCACCGGCACACTCGTCGGCCTGATGCTCCTGCTGCTCGTCACGTACGCCGGCACCGCGGTGATGATCAGCTGGCTGCCGCTCTACCTGCGCGACGGTTTGGGCTACGGAGCCAACGCGACCGGCCGGCTGACCGCTCTGCCGTTCCTGGGCACGGTGGTGTCCGTCATCCTCGTGGGCTTCGCCTCCCGCGCGATGAGCAAGCGCGGCGCCTCCAACCGGGCGGCCCGGGGCATACTGCCCGGTTGCCTCGTACTGGCCGGCGGGCTGGCGACGATCGCCTTCCCCCTGGTGGGGCCTCGGGGCGTGGAGATGGCCCTGATCATTCTCAGCACCTCCCTGAGCGCGTCCAGCTATGGTGTCGCGTTCGCCGGCCTGGCCGACGTCGTACCGGCCAAGCAGCGCAGCACCGTTTTCGGCATCGTCACGGCCTTCTACAGCCTGGGCGCGATCGTCGCCCCGATCGTCATCGGCAAACTGGTCGGCGCCAGCGAGAAGGCGGCCGACGGTTACGGGCACGGGTTCATGATGCTGGGCGCCGCCATGGTGCTCGGAGGGTTGGCAGTCGTCCTGCTGACCAATCCCGACCGGGACGCGGCGAAACTGGCAGGTCATGCCGGGATCGGTTAA
- a CDS encoding enoyl-CoA hydratase-related protein: MQRLKFLTYNTDGHVAVVNLAHPPVNAVTETMYQEIRHLFGNTAEYLPDARAIVLTGGESKHFCGGSDLNGFAELTPENAPERMRTVREAFWAIYDCPLPVIAAVHGAALGTGLAIAASCDMVIAAEGAKIGLPEVAVGMMGGAKHASRLVPPALARLLHYTADPLPAEDFVAHGGVLKVVPRERLLDEATALAARMARHSPVALGFAKRSLNTIEYMDLKSGYEFEQGLSGELSAYPDAKEAVTAFFERREPKYTGWVND, encoded by the coding sequence ATGCAGCGCTTGAAGTTCCTCACGTACAACACCGACGGCCACGTCGCGGTCGTGAACCTCGCCCATCCGCCGGTCAACGCGGTGACGGAAACGATGTACCAGGAGATCCGGCATCTCTTCGGCAACACAGCCGAGTACCTTCCCGACGCCCGCGCCATCGTGCTCACCGGCGGTGAGAGCAAGCACTTCTGCGGTGGCAGCGACCTCAACGGATTCGCCGAACTCACCCCGGAGAACGCGCCCGAGCGGATGCGGACCGTCCGCGAGGCGTTCTGGGCGATCTACGACTGCCCCCTGCCGGTGATCGCCGCCGTGCACGGCGCGGCGCTCGGCACCGGTCTGGCCATCGCCGCCTCCTGCGACATGGTGATCGCTGCCGAAGGAGCGAAGATCGGACTGCCCGAGGTCGCAGTCGGTATGATGGGGGGCGCCAAGCACGCGTCCCGTCTGGTGCCGCCTGCCCTGGCCCGGCTGCTCCACTACACCGCTGATCCGCTGCCTGCCGAGGACTTCGTCGCTCACGGAGGCGTCCTCAAGGTCGTCCCGCGCGAGCGGTTGCTGGACGAGGCCACGGCGCTGGCTGCGCGGATGGCGCGCCACAGTCCGGTCGCGTTGGGCTTCGCCAAGCGCAGTCTGAACACGATCGAGTACATGGACCTCAAGTCGGGTTACGAGTTCGAGCAGGGACTCTCCGGCGAGCTGTCGGCCTACCCCGACGCCAAGGAAGCCGTTACTGCCTTCTTCGAGCGTCGCGAGCCGAA